Within the Vigna angularis cultivar LongXiaoDou No.4 chromosome 10, ASM1680809v1, whole genome shotgun sequence genome, the region TATTGCTTTAGCCAAACACTGTGCAACTGTGGAAGTACGTAATCGTAATAGAACTGCCTTTTATAGGGATTGTTGTGTAGTAACgacaaaattacaaattatgaattttgaagGTACCATATGATTTGATAGAAGAAATCATCAACAAGAAAAATACCCCAGCTATAGTGCATGCGGATTCAAAGAAGACGAATATTGTCACGACACTGGAGGcttcatttcttaaaaaaattgtggGTGTTGGGTCCAACGCTCTCGAAAAATACAACATCCTTGATCATGAACCTGACTTCAAAAATCGTTATGGTAGGAGCGTAGCAATATCCAAAACGCAACTAAAGTCATTGAAGCGAACGAACATTGGATTTCTTATGGTGTATTTGAACGAGGTTAGCGATTATAACTAGGACAAAACTACGTAAACACGCTCGGTTCTTATCCGGTTTTGGAACGAACAGTTTTTACAAACCGGTGGAACTGGTTTTTATTATTGTGCATGCTTATGAAGTTGTATGAAATTAATTTCCAATCTATAAAATTGAAGGGATCAATACTGGGGCCTCATTGGAACCGGAAGGCATCAGAGTTGGCAGTGGCAGTAGAAGGGAAAGGCATGGTCCGAGTGGTAAACGGAAGCAGCAATGAAGGTGATACAGAAAGGCAAAGCATGAGGTTTAAGGTTAACGCGGGTGATGCTTTTCTGGTGCCTAGGTTTCATTCAATGGCTCAGATGGCATTCAACGATGAACCGTTTGTTTTTCTGGGCTTCAGCACTTCAGCGAAGGACAACCATCCTCAATTTTTGACGGGAAAGGGATCTGTGCTTCACAATCTGGACAAGCATATACTGGCTACCTCTTTGGGTGTGAGTGACAGAACCGTTGACGAACTTCGGCGTTCTCCCAGAGATTCCATCATTTTCGCGTGCTCTACCTGCGCAGAGGAAGAGGAGAGTACAATGAAGGAGGAAGAAAGGGAGAGGAagagagaggaggaggagagaaaaagagaagaggaggaggagagaaaaagagaagaggaggaggagagaaaaagagaagaggaggaggagagaaaaagagaagaggaggaggaagacaggaagagagagagaaagagggagagagaggaagaggaagccaaaaaacaacaagaagagaGGGAAAAGAAGCGtgaggaggaggaagagagGGAGCAAGAAGAAGGtgggagagagaaaaaaagggaaagggaagaagagagggagagggaggaagaagaagctaAAAGGCAACAGGAGAAGagggaaaagaaaagagagaaagaaaagggagaagaagcagaagaagcCAAGAAAGAGCAAGAAAAGAGGGAAATGAAGAGACAAGAGGAGGAACAAAGcgaaggaaaagaagaagaagatccgACATGGTGGGAGAGACCGAGGAGAGAGAAGGGGAAAGgatcagaagaagaagaagtagcaGAACAGGAGCAAGAACAAGCTAGAAGAGAGcaggaaaagagagaaaagaagcgACAGGAGGAGGAACAAAGcgaaggaaaagaagaagaagatccgACATGGTGGGAGAGACCGAGGAGAGAGAAGGGGAAAGGATCAGGAGAAGAAGAAGTAGCAGAACAGGAGCAAGAACAAGCCAAAAGACAacaagaagaaagggagaaaaaaagagagcatGAGAGTGATCCTGATCACTTTGAAGGAAGGAGAGCTTTGAAAGTCAGAAACCTTTGATTTCGTCTTGAGTCTTGGGCTCTAGCTCCTCCTATGTATTACAATAAGagcttttttgtttttgtctttgttcCCTTTAGCATCCGTTTGTGTTTTATGCCTTGTTGCAAAGTTGAAGACCAAGACCAATGTTTCATGAAGCATGTTGATGATGATATGAATAAGTTTACTTTCTCTAAATGGAGGCGTGCTCCTTCAGACATGTGtatagatttataaaataaccCTAACAACTTTTTAAGCATTACAATATGTTATTCATATAATTGTATAACAAAATCTATCATAGCTATTTATAGATAAGATATTAATGTTAACTGCCCTGTGGAATctttattttgagttttttctatagtttaattttaacaatGTTATAACTATTTCTTACACATATTTATCAGATTTTGTTTTAAATGCGCTTTCGAAATATTGAGCAAGTTTGCGTTACACTCTCAAGTTACATTTGGATCAATGGGAAGAGAAtagatagataaaaacaaaattgaaagaagtgagctgaaatgatgaaatataatttctatttcATTATTAAGAGGttatcataaataaaacaaaatttcaacatATTCCTCTTAAGTTaggaacaaacaaaaataaatgtaaagaGATATTAGTTGCACTAGTTTCTATTATATATCATCCTTATTTTATACACATTTCATTCTGTCAAAAGgaaatagaaaattaaagataaataatgaATGAGATAGAATAACTTTCATTAGCTTCTATTATATCTCATAATCATTTTGACAATTTTAAACAATGGAACACAATACTACTACATTTCATTCTCCACCACAAAGCATGACCAAGGAACAACAGTTGCATGTGCCCCAACTAGCACTTAATAaataaaccaaaagaaaagTACCATACTTTGCACCCTGCTCAAGCTCAATTCACTAAATTCTGTGCATAGGTTTTCTTGTTCAGtccataatatttaattgacaATTTCGTGGAGGAAAAAAAGGAAAGCAATTGAGTTGTCTTTTCCAAATTCTTACTGTATACAAAGAAAGGAAGTAAAGCCGCAATGACCCTTTTGTAGTAACAAGATTTACCAGGGTAGCAGAGCAACTCAGGTTTGAGAATACAAATAGGAGTTCATTCAGTTTGAAAAGTGAATGGCCACGTAGAACAAAAATGGCTAAAAACTCACTCGGTAAGTGAGCCAGATATGTATGAGACAACAACAGTTATGTCATCAAGTTTGCCACCATAATAACGGAAGCCCGCCTCCTGAGCAGCAGTAGAAAATGGTGTCGGCCTGCTCGGGTCCAGCGCTCGCTGACGAGCCAGTGCTGCTATCTTCTGAGCAGTTACTTGGGGCTCTAGTCCAGCCCTAATTGCATGTACAACAACTGCAGTGATCTCACTATTGTACAGATTGTCAAATAAGCCATCTGTTCCAGCAATGACTACATCTCCAGAAGCAACGGGTATGGTAAAAACCTGAATACATTAGCAAAACGATATGCtgaatttcttttactttcataAAGTCACATAATTAAGAGAAGAACATCAAACTTCATCTTTCGTTAGGCATCTTAAGGAATAATACTACCACCACATTGAAGGGAGAAACGAAAAAATGATCTATCAGACAATGTATTTGCTTTGTATAGGTGGATGTGGAATAAATAAAATCAGAGCTGCGAAAAACATGAAATGCAGATCATCTTATAATCGACCACTGTAGGGAAAATGTGAATAGGATgcatcttattttcatttttcacccTTTCTACCAAGTACTGtttaacaaaaatcaaaatctctCAATTTTCACACCTCTCCATAATTCACCTTTCCTACCAGCATGCCCCAAGTCTCCCCAAGAAATATTTGCACAAAAATAACTACACAATTTTCACCCCTGTACcatgaatcgtatcaagtattAGTAGGGAGACAAATAAGCCTTTAATGTCCCTGCTGGACGTGAAAGCAAagccaaataaaataaaatctcattAACAATGTTGGTGAGTGTACTTTACCTCCGCAGAGCTCGGTAGATCGCCTCCATTGCCACTCTCCAACTGATATGTGAAATTGAAGTCATGTTGTTGAACAGGGGACTGGAAAATAGTGCATCCATCTCTAACCACAATAAATCCACTGTCGCCCAAATTAATAGCATGTAGTCCCTGGACCAAGAAACCAACAAccaagaatgaaaataaatcaGTTTGTTACATTGTCCTTTTATACCAGCTCAAAAATCTACTCCACCAAATTTACTAGTAACAATAATTTCAGTCCATCAAGTGGCAGCTAAAACACCAATTGGACATTGTATATAAGAACTTGAGACTTAAGAGCTGTTTATGGAATATTTAAGAATAAGCATCTGCAAACATGATCATATGTATGCTATTATTATTGCAGAGCAGAACGCAccaaataataaagaaaaagctGGTTAGAAGTCCCATGCTTTTAAGTCCATTTATAAGCTGAAGCAACTTATCTTTTGACTTTAAAATAGCTTGGTGGGAGACGTGTTCAATAGGAAAGTTATTGTAATCTTCAGCCCGATTTGGTACTGTACTCAATATTACTTCAAATGACACGCATTTCTATACAGGATAATTGCTGGCATAATGCATTATACCAGACAACAATTTCCATTATACCGGACAGGTAAAATTGTAGAAAACTTTAATGTTGATGCATATGAGAAGAAAGCTAAAAAACTAATATTCAGTAGGCATAAAGCATGGGTGATGTTTAAGTTCACTCACAAGAGGACAAGACTATTCTTCTTTACAAAGTTCAGAATGAGAAAATTGAATACCTTATCAGTAAGGGCAACAATACAAGCTGTTGATGAACCCTTAGCCTTTGTATTTGAATGAGCCTTCTCTAACACCCTTGTTGGATTAAAAGAACCTTGGGGCTCCTCTTGAATTGCTCTCACTGAATTGGATATAAGTTCCCGGGAAAACAGTCCTGAATTAACACCAACGTCAGCCCAGCCACCTACACCATCAGCAACACCAATTGCATGTTCATCTGCGCAAATAAAATGAGCATCCTCTCCTCCTGTCTCCTCCTTATCCGGATGCGGTAGATAACATGATCCTGACAACATCTTCAAGGTCTTGCCACCAACAGTAGTTCTGAAATTAATAATCCCCAATACTCTAGATAAGTATCAGCTGTCAGAAATATAGATAATTTTGTAAGTATAATCTTCTACTAACAACCTATTAGCAAAATTTGACTCTTGCCAAGCTTCATTCATGGAAATGAATTTGATATCacattatgttatttaaaagtaattcaCGCAGAAACAGAATTCAGAATAAAAAGAACATGATCACGTACTCGTCAGGTGAAAAAGAGGAATTTGCAAGCTGTTCATCGGGAGGGCTGCCATCAAAAGAGACAGCACGAGCAACCCCAGCTGATGGGCAAGCAGAAGTAGAGGTAGAGAAACTCTTGAGCCATGATCCATGAAGCAAACTGGAATCCCGGATCCTCCAATTACCATCAAAAGTAGAACTACCAAAACTCAAAGAACCAAACGAAGGTTGTGGTCTCCTTAGATTCCCGCTACCCCTTACGCAGCCTTtaaatgttttgtcttttaagTACACAACAGCAGGCTTTGTGAAGTCTAGCACACTACCACAACCTGA harbors:
- the LOC108334636 gene encoding probable protein phosphatase 2C 80, producing the protein MIPGIFSRPNATIYCCIREALTRQQGIPASLYRSSGLSLCSLYSTFFLPGSTHCSSSHTLIKKSMTTASHCNAVLGGVCVNGLISGCGSVLDFTKPAVVYLKDKTFKGCVRGSGNLRRPQPSFGSLSFGSSTFDGNWRIRDSSLLHGSWLKSFSTSTSACPSAGVARAVSFDGSPPDEQLANSSFSPDETTVGGKTLKMLSGSCYLPHPDKEETGGEDAHFICADEHAIGVADGVGGWADVGVNSGLFSRELISNSVRAIQEEPQGSFNPTRVLEKAHSNTKAKGSSTACIVALTDKGLHAINLGDSGFIVVRDGCTIFQSPVQQHDFNFTYQLESGNGGDLPSSAEVFTIPVASGDVVIAGTDGLFDNLYNSEITAVVVHAIRAGLEPQVTAQKIAALARQRALDPSRPTPFSTAAQEAGFRYYGGKLDDITVVVSYISGSLTE
- the LOC108334794 gene encoding vicilin-like seed storage protein At2g18540; its protein translation is MLTMEPQRKALALSWILIFFLSISLCGVKASSEGHHGEPQEGPVVTKDQRRTLLATEFGQITALDIKEEPDKLPYHLQFITLEPNSLFLPVLLHSDMVFYVHTGSGKLTWAHDDDTGTIPLREGDVCNLNEGSVFYIQSDLEAERRKLRIYAMLTNTEDNTYNPSIGAYSRIDQLVKGFDKKIMQSALKVPYDLIEEIINKKNTPAIVHADSKKTNIVTTLEASFLKKIVGVGSNALEKYNILDHEPDFKNRYGRSVAISKTQLKSLKRTNIGFLMVYLNEGSILGPHWNRKASELAVAVEGKGMVRVVNGSSNEGDTERQSMRFKVNAGDAFLVPRFHSMAQMAFNDEPFVFLGFSTSAKDNHPQFLTGKGSVLHNLDKHILATSLGVSDRTVDELRRSPRDSIIFACSTCAEEEESTMKEEERERKREEEERKREEEEERKREEEEERKREEEEERKREEEEEDRKRERKREREEEEAKKQQEEREKKREEEEEREQEEGGREKKREREEEREREEEEAKRQQEKREKKREKEKGEEAEEAKKEQEKREMKRQEEEQSEGKEEEDPTWWERPRREKGKGSEEEEVAEQEQEQARREQEKREKKRQEEEQSEGKEEEDPTWWERPRREKGKGSGEEEVAEQEQEQAKRQQEEREKKREHESDPDHFEGRRALKVRNL